AACATGTTCTACACTGTTCACCTGGTAACCAAGTTGTACACTGGTCACCTGGTCACCAAGttgtacactgctcatctgGTCAACATGTTCTACACTGGTCACTTCATCACGATTCTCAACACTGGTCACCTGGTCTACAATGGTCACCTGGTGACCATGTTCTACACTGGTCACCTGGTCAACTTGTTCTAGATTGGTCACTTCACCAACATGTTCTACACTTGTCACCTGGTCAACTTGTTCTAGACTGGTCACCTGGTCACCATGTTCTACACTAGTCACCTGATCATCATGTTTTACACTGGTCACCTGGTCAACATGTTCTACACTGGATACATGGTCCTCATTTTTTACAATGGTCACCTGGTAACCAAGTTGTACACTGGTCACCTGGTCAACATGTTCTACACTGGTCACTTGGTCACTTTGTTCTACAGTGGTCACTTCACTACCATATTCTACACTGGTCAACTGAACAACCCTATCTGCAACACACAGACCTCCTTGTTCAGGACTTAAGTCCTGGACATCCACATTGATGTGActccctccatcatctccaCACGTGAACATTCCTTCCTCCTTGACATCCCCGTTTCCTTCCCCTGACACAACCTGCTTGTTCTGTACATCACTGGTCAAGTCAGCACTGCCTAGAACCCCAGTCTCAGCACTGCCTAGAACCCCAGTCTCAGCACTGCCTAGAACCCCTGTCTCAGTGCTGCCTAGAACCCCAGTCTCAGCACTGCCTAGAACCCCTGTCTCAGCGCTGCCTAGAACCCCAGTCTCAGCACGGGCATCTAGTACTGTAGGCTCCACactccaccccttcctctccaccttcacacctcctctccctggacTCACACTCCAGGAACAGATGACCTCAATTACTGCTTCCCCAACTTGCAGGTGAGCATCACTTTGCAGGTGAGGGGGATCGTCCTGTGGTCTGTGCACTGTGTTGCTGATATGAGTCACAACACCAGCTGCGGTCTCAGTTGATAGTGTGTTCATATTGACATCACTCTCAGTGCTGCATGCTTCTCTGGTCTCGACACTGCTAGCCTGCACTGACCCTCCAGCCAAATTGATATGCTTCTCGTTCATGCAGCTGCTCTGATGATCTCTCTTGAAACTGATCGATGGAGCTTCAGGACTGCCATCAGTGGTTGTGGAGTGAAGCACCTTCGTCCGGTCTGTGTCCTGGCTCACAGGTTCAAGAGTCACAACGTTGGGATGTTTGTGCAGCTCTCGAGTGCCCTGGTTTTCATCCACGGCCACGTGTCTGCTGCCCATGCTTGTGCTGCGGGCGTCCTTCAGAGGGACGTGGGGGACCTCGCCTGGCCTGGAACGAGACGGCtccaccctctgtgtctccatCACATGACTGCTGACACGCCCCCTGCTGGCCTCCACTGGTCTTTGACCTCCGACCCTGCTGGAGGTCGCCCTGCCCCTGGCCTCTGCGTAATCAAGGCCGCTCGGGTCAGCCAGGACGTTGTTCATGAGAGCACCTTGGCTACTCTCTAGACAGAGAATAGGGGCATCAGCCTTGCAGTTGAAGGTCAAAGTTCTGTTGAGGACAGTGGTGTAATAGTTTTGTCTTTACAATTTGACATTAATCAACATCGTCAATATTTTTGCATGAAAGGGAacgaaggaaagaaggagaaaggaaaTATAACTGATCCACTTAACGCCCCACCTGTCTTCCTCCCCGTTCAGGAGTCTCCTGTACTCTGCGATCTCCATCTCCAGCCTGGTCTTGATGTCCAGCAGCATCTGGTAGTCTGCAGCCTGGTGTACTTGAGACAGACGCAGGTGCTGCAGCTCCGCCTCTAAGGAGCCTAAGAACTGCTGCAACCGCCGCAGCAACAGGCCAAACCGCTCGTCCACTTCGGCCATATTCGCCTCCAAAGACTGGTTCTGTCCAGCAGGGGAAGGCGAAGGACCAAACAGCCGTTACAGATACAGCCCAGTGTCCGACCGACGCTGTCTTGGTGTTCCATACTGTTAGACTGATATGAGTCTGTGCGTTTAACATGATATTGTGTGTTTAACGTGATCTTGTGTGTTTGACATCCTTTGTTGTTAGAGATtacatttgttttggtttttatGCTGTTTCTCTGTAAATACACATAAGTGGTCCTAATTTCGTTGGGTGCATCAGAGCTATGCAATGATAATAatgtccctccccccctccccccctccccccctccctccttccttccctccctccctccctccctccctccctccctccctccctccctccctccctccctccctccctccctccctccctccctccctccctccctccctccctccctccctcccctcccctccctccctccctccctccctccctccttccttccttccttccttccttccctccctccctccctccctccctccctcccctccctcccctccctccctccctccctccctccctccccccctcccctccatccctccctcctgtggTAGACAGGTGAAGTACAGTGTGGGTTGTGTACCTGGGCCTGCTGCTTGTGGAGGGTGACCTCCAGGGCCTGCCTGgttctctccagctccctccgcTCCACCAGGCCCTCCTCGGAGCCCGCCGGACAGACACTCACTTGGTGTCTCAACAGTTCTGCCTGTGGAACCCGGACGGAACAGACCACGGCCCGAGGTTACGGACACAGTAAGACAGgtttcaatacacacacacatatctattTTGGAATTGATCGTGGCGAAGATAAGAACATCTCAGCCGTTCTCACCTGTCTGTGAAACCAGGTGTCAGCCTCCGCCTGGTTCTTCTGGACCAGCGCCAGACACGTGGTGTGGAGATGATCCAGGACCTGTGTGAGGTCTGCTGAAGGAGCACAGTCCATCTCCACGGCAACGGGTTCAGACAACCGCGACAGAACCTCCTGCACCACCTGGAGGAACATGGACATGCAGTAAGCACACCCTTACTCAGGCAGGAGAACCCTGTCTACTGTATAATACAGGCAGTACTTGTAAGACATTTGATGAATCCTTTGGATTGTGTGATGATTTGTTACCGGAACAACTTAAATCTTAAATGAGTTTGGACTTTTTAAATGATATTTTTTTAAAGAGTGTGTTTCAGAGTGACCTCACCTCTTCGTGGTTGGTCTTGAGGAGATCCATATCTTCGGCATGTTGGTTGAGCTGGAGATGCAGGTGTCTGTTCATGAACAGGAGCTCCCCCTGGAGCCTCTGCATGAAGTCCAACTCCGAAGACACAACCACCCGTCGCCTGTGTTCCTCCTCATATCTACACCACACAGGATAGCATGacgctagtgtgtgtgtgtgagtgtgtagagagtgtgcgtgtatgcgtgaagagtgtgcgtgtgtgtgtgtttgtatgtctaaAAGGATAGCACATTTGAGTGGCAACGTGTTCACCTGTAATGTAAAGTGTCCAATGACCAAACAGAACTAACTTGGTGTTGTAGTTATGGGCTTCTTGTTCCGTATTGACTGTCTGCAGTTTGAGCTGGGTGTGAAAGATGTGCTGCTCACTGATCTGGGAGTGGAGATTAGGGAGACCGAAAGATCACATTACTCATACGTTCTGAACTATTGTCAGACATGTTTATAACCTTGTCAGTGATGCGGTGAATGTAGGCACTGACTTGTGAGTCGAGTGACATTTAAAGGTCACACAGGTGCAGGTACGGACTTGCTCGACCTACATTTACCTAAACGTTATCACTCTttaactttcaacagtgatatgtccctctgtgtgtgtgtctgtaaggcATGAAGCCAGGATAAACGACATTAACTTGCCTGTTTCTTCAGGTCTTCCACTGTCTTCAGGGGTGTGTCCAGCTCTCTGAAGTCAGCAGGGTAGCTGTTCTCCAGATGATCTCTGATCTGCAGGGTCAGCTGATGATTGGCTGCTTCCAGGCTGTTGACCTGTttgaattagatttttttttttgcccatTAGTGTTGTTGGAGGAGAGTTCTGTGATAAACACTTTCACACGGCACCAACTTCAACCTTTCAACTATCTGTGTTCCAGGCCGTGTGAAAGTAGGTTGAATGTGCTTAATAAGAGTATCAAAGAGTGAAGTCGACCTTTGAAACCAGCTTATTCAGATGAAAACACAGGTAAGCACCTGGGTCTACAGGGGCCCATGCAGCTTTCACAATAGGGATAAACAATCTACAGGGATGCTGCAATATACGTATTTGATGTGTCAGCAGATATGATGTTCCACCATATCAAGTAAATTCTGCACTACACAGCAGACAGTATAAGACATTTATTTTTCCCACCAACATAAAACACCACGATATATTCTAATAAAAAGAAATCTAATCTCTTCCCCACATGAAATTTACAGTAAAGAATAAAAACCATGATACCACAACTTTTTCAAACGTAGGCCTACTTTTAAATATAAACCTATTAAAAAATTATtctaaaataaaaaagtaaCATTTTATATTTGTAAAATTTGTGTGTGATATTAGagctactgtataaaaaaatacaatacgtTTAAAAAACACTGAGATGTTTGAGTTTGCTCACCTTATCTATATAGGATGCCAGCCGTTCATTCAGGTCCTGCAAGGTCACCTTCCCATCTACTGGCATGACTGAGAAAGCGTGGTCCCCCGAAATACGATTTGGTGGGTATTCCATTGAGACCTGGGTGCCATAAGCATGAGGATATCTCCCTCTTTTGGAGGACTGACCCCTTCTTCTATCTTCAGCTGTTAGGGAACCTCCGACATGCAACACCTGCCATTGTGCCATCTCACCTGCCGACCGGTGCTAGCTAGCTGCCAGCTAATAGCATCCCAGTAGAGACATTTGTGAAGAGTGGTTTGAGTTTTGCCTTTCTAAAACGTTATAAAGCAGGTGCAGACAAGTTGAAACTCAACCCACAGACATGAACTGTATTATTTGGGAAAACGTCTTAAGAGTGGAGGGGTTAttgtgtagctatactgtgtcGATGTGCCTAGAGGCGGAATAAGGCTGCAAAAGGTCATAtcaaacacatgcatacaatTCACTCTAGTGGAGTGACATTTAAATATCACACAGGAACAGTTTCAGACTTGCCTGACCTATACAGGCCCGAACAAGTATTTAACTTTCAACTGTTGTTAATAATCCCCTTTTGGATGTGTTCCGACCCAGATAATCTTCAGAACTTGTCTCTGAGCGGTAAAGAAAAGATGAACCATGTTAACGTGTCTGTTTCTGCGGGTCTTAGGTTACGCAATGTTCAAGTGTGGTTGTATCTATTCCACATTAAGGGTTAGGGACGTTTACGTTTTTATTTGGGAAAACGTTTAGAGTAGGGGCTACTACTGTGCAGAGGGGGAACTCCAAAGGTATTTTCCAATTTGCATGTTTTACCATTTCAAATTAAGTTTAAGTAATTGAATCTTCATACAACAGCTTTCATTTACctcatagaaaatgtgttttaaagaCTTGTAAATTGAACCATCCAAGCCAAGGGAATCTTTCATTTGTAAACGTTTCAAAGTTGAGGATGTTGAGACTTGTGTTAAACTAAATTGGTAGGCCCTATGTCATTATGAATCATCAATCATTCACTCAGGAACCTTCCAAACTAGAGGAATTCTTCAATAtctagaaaaaagaaaaaaaagggggttttgaaactttttttctccacatacgcagtgaaaggagaggatagaggaggagtggggaaaTTAGAACAGAGAAACTTAAAACAGagaaagcagagcagaggacattAGAGTCCTCATTAAGCAAAATGAGGAcctcatttttcaaaatgttaaaaaaatatatgttttcaaCCTTGAAAACTGAAACCCTGAAAACTTCACATATAAAAAAT
Above is a window of Hypomesus transpacificus isolate Combined female chromosome 17, fHypTra1, whole genome shotgun sequence DNA encoding:
- the LOC124479586 gene encoding uncharacterized protein LOC124479586 isoform X1 — translated: MAQWQVLHVGGSLTAEDRRRGQSSKRGRYPHAYGTQVSMEYPPNRISGDHAFSVMPVDGKVTLQDLNERLASYIDKVNSLEAANHQLTLQIRDHLENSYPADFRELDTPLKTVEDLKKQISEQHIFHTQLKLQTVNTEQEAHNYNTKYEEEHRRRVVVSSELDFMQRLQGELLFMNRHLHLQLNQHAEDMDLLKTNHEEVVQEVLSRLSEPVAVEMDCAPSADLTQVLDHLHTTCLALVQKNQAEADTWFHRQAELLRHQVSVCPAGSEEGLVERRELERTRQALEVTLHKQQAQNQSLEANMAEVDERFGLLLRRLQQFLGSLEAELQHLRLSQVHQAADYQMLLDIKTRLEMEIAEYRRLLNGEEDRTLTFNCKADAPILCLESSQGALMNNVLADPSGLDYAEARGRATSSRVGGQRPVEASRGRVSSHVMETQRVEPSRSRPGEVPHVPLKDARSTSMGSRHVAVDENQGTRELHKHPNVVTLEPVSQDTDRTKVLHSTTTDGSPEAPSISFKRDHQSSCMNEKHINLAGGSVQASSVETREACSTESDVNMNTLSTETAAGVVTHISNTVHRPQDDPPHLQSDAHLQVGEAVIEVICSWSVSPGRGGVKVERKGWSVEPTVLDARAETGVLGSAETGVLGSAETGVLGSTETGVLGSAETGVLGSAETGVLGSADLTSDVQNKQVVSGEGNGDVKEEGMFTCGDDGGSHINVDVQDLSPEQGGLCVADRVVQLTSVEYGSEVTTVEQSDQVTSVEHVDQVTSVQLGYQVTIVKNEDHVSSVEHVDQVTSVKHDDQVTSVEHGDQVTSLEQVDQVTSVEHVGEVTNLEQVDQVTSVEHGHQVTIVDQVTSVENRDEVTSVEHVDQMSSVQLGDQVTSVQLGYQVNSVEHVDQVTSVEHSDQVTSVEHGDQVTSVEHVDQVTSVQLGDKVTSVQLGYQVTSVEHVDQVTSVEHGDQVTSVEHVDQVTSVQLGDQVTSVELGYQVTSVEHGSEVTNVEHGDQVTSVQHSDQVASVEHSDQVTSVQHSDQVASVEHGDQVTSVQHSDQVASVEHGEKTSGNQKKKKKHHLKNRGKASTAAKRAQVESEVELICQGADAVTVTDRSSAVTPVQENGDLVSMTRRKLTRSGAVIVTESERQSHISIKEPVLQVESVGGRVSITSSADGSNTMSPSDLGVEAESTSGLGVEAEGTGGQRTVTFTTDHVKRGGSAKTGGVVHSTAGGKSRMSSANSGGMLSSSANGGMLSRSASGGMLSSSANGGMLSSSNNGGMLSHSASGGMLSRSASGGMLSSSASGGMLSRSASGGILSSSASGGMLSRSASGGMLSRSASGGMLSSSTGAEADSEDCQGARGAGRINREGSGEWMVYGMSTGSSAGSGGRLSSTGSGGRLSTAGSGSRLSTAGSGGRLSTGGSGGRLSTAGIGGRLSTAGSGGRLSTGGSGGRLSTAGSGGRLSSTGSGGRLNSTGSGGRLSMSSSGRSVGGGGMVSGGAGAGKTGSGSGCRVITSSSSGVMIRSTGSGSGTSRERISVCKMAVMKMSAAGKGRSQESPKEVSGSNPRIQKWMNTSDEVVGDPVEDNDFLHVT
- the LOC124479586 gene encoding uncharacterized protein LOC124479586 isoform X2 yields the protein MAQWQVLHVGGSLTAEDRRRGQSSKRGRYPHAYGTQVSMEYPPNRISGDHAFSVMPVDGKVTLQDLNERLASYIDKVNSLEAANHQLTLQIRDHLENSYPADFRELDTPLKTVEDLKKQISEQHIFHTQLKLQTVNTEQEAHNYNTKYEEEHRRRVVVSSELDFMQRLQGELLFMNRHLHLQLNQHAEDMDLLKTNHEEVVQEVLSRLSEPVAVEMDCAPSADLTQVLDHLHTTCLALVQKNQAEADTWFHRQAELLRHQVSVCPAGSEEGLVERRELERTRQALEVTLHKQQAQNQSLEANMAEVDERFGLLLRRLQQFLGSLEAELQHLRLSQVHQAADYQMLLDIKTRLEMEIAEYRRLLNGEEDRTLTFNCKADAPILCLESSQGALMNNVLADPSGLDYAEARGRATSSRVGGQRPVEASRGRVSSHVMETQRVEPSRSRPGEVPHVPLKDARSTSMGSRHVAVDENQGTRELHKHPNVVTLEPVSQDTDRTKVLHSTTTDGSPEAPSISFKRDHQSSCMNEKHINLAGGSVQASSVETREACSTESDVNMNTLSTETAAGVVTHISNTVHRPQDDPPHLQSDAHLQVGEAVIEVICSWSVSPGRGGVKVERKGWSVEPTVLDARAETGVLGSAETGVLGSAETGVLGSTETGVLGSAETGVLGSAETGVLGSADLTSDVQNKQVVSGEGNGDVKEEGMFTCGDDGGSHINVDVQDLSPEQGGLCVADRVVQLTSVEYGSEVTTVEQSDQVTSVEHVDQVTSVQLGYQVTIVKNEDHVSSVEHVDQVTSVKHDDQVTSVEHGDQVTSLEQVDQVTSVEHVGEVTNLEQVDQVTSVEHGHQVTIVDQVTSVENRDEVTSVEHVDQMSSVQLGDQVTSVQLGYQVNSVEHVDQVTSVEHSDQVTSVEHGDQVTSVEHVDQVTSVQLGDKVTSVQLGYQVTSVEHVDQVTSVEHGDQVTSVEHVDQVTSVQLGDQVTSVELGYQVTSVEHGSEVTNVEHGDQVTSVQHSDQVASVEHSDQVTSVQHSDQVASVEHGDQVTSVQHSDQVASVEHGEKTSGNQKKKKKHHLKNRGKASTAAKRAQVESEVELICQGADAVTVTDRSSAVTPVQENGDLVSMTRRKLTRSGAVIVTESERQSHISIKEPVLQVESVGGRVSITSSADGSNTMSPSDLGVEAESTSGLGVEAEGTGGQRTVTFTTDHVKRGGSAKTGGVVHSTAGGKSRMSSANSGGMLSSSANGGMLSRSASGGMLSSSANGGMLSSSNNGGMLSHSASGGMLSRSASGGMLSSSASGGMLSRSASGGMLSRSASGGMLSSSTGAEADSEDCQGARGAGRINREGSGEWMVYGMSTGSSAGSGGRLSSTGSGGRLSTAGSGSRLSTAGSGGRLSTGGSGGRLSTAGIGGRLSTAGSGGRLSTGGSGGRLSTAGSGGRLSSTGSGGRLNSTGSGGRLSMSSSGRSVGGGGMVSGGAGAGKTGSGSGCRVITSSSSGVMIRSTGSGSGTSRERISVCKMAVMKMSAAGKGRSQESPKEVSGSNPRIQKWMNTSDEVVGDPVEDNDFLHVT